The sequence TGTCGGACAAGCGATTGAATTGACGCTTCCAGTTGTAAATCTGCTGGGCACTAACCCCCAGCTCTTTAGCAACCGATGCCGTGGTTTGGCCAGGTTTCTGAGATCGAAGGACGGCTTCTTTACGAAACTCTTCGGTATAGGCGGGTTTTCTATGCTTGGCCATTTTACACCTCCAAGTCAGATCGAAATCTAACTATAGTTGGTGTCTACTTATCGTGGGTAACACGG is a genomic window of Aestuariirhabdus haliotis containing:
- a CDS encoding transposase — its product is MAKHRKPAYTEEFRKEAVLRSQKPGQTTASVAKELGVSAQQIYNWKRQFNRLSDKQFNSLNGVDYSRKESEEVRKLKRELAEVRKENEFLKKVSAYFANHQE